A window of Elgaria multicarinata webbii isolate HBS135686 ecotype San Diego chromosome 2, rElgMul1.1.pri, whole genome shotgun sequence contains these coding sequences:
- the ASNSD1 gene encoding asparagine synthetase domain-containing protein 1, with protein sequence MCGICCVVSLSVHPPKHCLLKEDIPCNLRRRGPNSSQQLLKTVLHPSYQCLFSGHVLHLRGVLTPQPMEDPISGNVLLWNGEIFSGIPVEAEQNDTQVIFRQLCSCSCESDVLSLLSSIQGPWSFIFYQASRHLLWFGRDYFGRRSLLWQFNKEIDEVLVLTSVSAVSNHQWWEVPASGIFKMDLQACAASEAVTLTWHPWKYPSRRNAIEEAVIGDINMVSKYLPTHVSLVMDESHCLVAPVVPLNKEIRDIPEEPQFFDFTQNVADARVLQTFLAEHHKKKLVQQFIDVLSRAVERRVLCLARDPDILKGEMSGAALRKPCVAVLFSGGIDSILIAALADRHVPSEEPIDLLNVAFKVTHQDSQNSSIRKRSKEKKQPPLRQECLNGDNIMTAGFLSPFNVPDRITGRAGLEELKNINPSRCWNFVEINVPLEELKAMREQHIRHLVYPLDTVLDDSIGCAVWFASRGEGLITNQGNITPYTSPAKVVLTGIGADEQLAGYSRHRVCFKTQGLEGLNEELGMELGRISSRNLGRDDRVIGDHGKEARFPFLDEEVVSFLNSLPVWEKANLALPRGIGEKLLLRLAAAELGLTDSCVLPKRAMQFGSRIAKMEKSHEKASHKCTRLQSLSVD encoded by the exons ATGTGTGGAATCTGCTGTGTGGTCAGCTTGTCTGTTCATCCCCCTAAACATTGTCTCTTGAAAGAGGATATCCCATGTAATCTTAGAAGACGAGGGCCTAATAGTAGCCAACAGTTGCTAAAGACTGTGCTCCATCCTTCATACCAATGCTTATTTTCTGGCCATGTACTTCATTTAAGGGGGGTGCTAACTCCACAGCCCATGGAAGATCCTATTAGTGGTAATGTGTTACTTTGGAATGGAGAAATCTTCAGTGGAATTCCTGTAGAGGCTGAGCAGAATGACACTCAAGTTATTTTTCGCCAACTCTGCTCATGCAGTTGCGAATCAGATGTTCTGTCTCTGCTGTCTTCCATTCAGGGTCCTTGGTCCTTTATTTTTTATCAGGCATCCAGGCATCTCTTGTGGTTTGGCAGGGACTACTTCGGCCGTCGCAGTCTGCTGTGGCAATTTAATAAGGAGATTGATGAGGTTCTTGTTCTCACTTCTGTAAGTGCTGTCTCTAATCATCAATGGTGGGAAGTTCCAGCATCAGGAATCTTCAAAATGGATCTCCAGGCCTGTGCTGCCTCTGAAGCTGTGACTTTAACATGGCATCCTTGGAAATATCCTTCCAGAAGAAATGCAATTGAAGAAGCTGTCATTGGAGACATAAATATGGTTTCCAAATATTTACCAACACATGTGTCTCTTGTAATGGATGAGTCCCACTGCCTAGTAGCGCCGGTCGTTCCTTTGAATAAGGAGATCCGTGACATACCCGAGGAGCCCCAGTTCTTTGATTTTACCCAAAATGTAGCTGACGCAAGAGTTCTTCAGACATTCCTTGCAGAACACCACAAGAAAAAACTGGTTCAGCAGTTTATTGATGTGTTGAGTAGAGCAGTAGAGAGGCGAGTCTTATGTCTGGCTAGAGATCCTGATATATTAAAAGGAGAAATGTCAGGGGCAGCTCTGAGGAAGCCCTGTGTTGCAGTACTTTTTTCTGGGGGCATTGATTCCATTCTTATAGCAGCCCTTGCTGATAGACATGTGCCTTCAGAGGAACCCATTGATCTTCTCAATGTGGCCTTCAAGGTTACACACCAAGATAGCCAAAACAGTTCCATCAGGAAACGCAGCAAAGAGAAGAAACAGCCGCCACTTCGTCAGGAATGCTTAAACGGCGACAATATTATGACTGCTGGCTTTTTGTCACCTTTTAATGTGCCTGACAGAATTACAGGCAGGGCAGGACTGGAAGAACTGAAAAACATTAATCCTTCAAGGTGTTGGAATTTTGTGGAGATCAACGTTCCGCTGGAGGAGTTAAAAGCAATGAGAGAACAACATATACGCCACTTAGTTTATCCCTTGGACACTGTTTTAGACGACAGTATTGGTTGTGCTGTGTGGTTTGCTTCCAGAGGAGAAGGTCTGATTACCAATCAGGGAAATATAACTCCATATACAAGTCCTGCAAAG GTTGTACTTACAGGAATCGGAGCAGATGAACAACTTGCAGGCTATTCCAGGCACCGCGTTTGCTTTAAAACACAAGGTTTGGAGGGTTTGAATGAAGAACTAGGAATGGAACTGGGCCGTATTTCTTCTCGAAATCTTGGCCGAGATGATAGAGTTATTGGAGATCATGGCAAAGAAGCAAG attTCCATTTCTTGATGAAGAAGTTGTATCTTTCCTTAACTCTCTTCCTGTTTGGGAAAAAGCAAACTTGGCTCTGCCTCGAGGCATTGGGGAGAAATTGCTTTTGCGCCTGGCAGCTGCTGAACTTGGCTTGACAGACTCTTGTGTCCTGCCCAAGAGGGCCATGCAGTTTGGTTCCAGGATTGCCAAAATGGAGAAGAGCCACGAAAAGGCATCTCACAAATGCACAAGACTCCAGTCACTTTCAGTAGACTAG